A single window of Chloracidobacterium thermophilum B DNA harbors:
- a CDS encoding biotin--[acetyl-CoA-carboxylase] ligase: MASRLSSQTRHLEEAGLTRLWRWSERFTVGWLAQVDSTNTALKALAQAGAPDGFCLGADEQTAGRGQYGRTWHSPAGEGLYCSLLFRPPCLTSDQLHHVTTFAGLMVHDTLARFVGTPARLAVKEPNDVFLDRRKVAGILVEADWQGGVLRFVIVGIGVNIGQVSFQEGLRQPATSLHLALGEAAPPREAVLDALLNAFQDHWDAFLADPAGVVAVRRQDICFLPSTFHDRQERPY; encoded by the coding sequence ATGGCATCGAGATTGTCCAGCCAGACCAGACACCTTGAAGAAGCCGGTCTGACCCGGCTGTGGCGCTGGTCGGAGCGGTTCACGGTCGGCTGGCTGGCACAGGTGGACTCGACCAATACGGCGCTCAAGGCACTGGCTCAGGCCGGAGCGCCGGATGGTTTCTGCCTCGGTGCAGACGAACAAACGGCTGGCCGGGGGCAGTATGGCCGCACGTGGCATTCGCCGGCCGGAGAAGGACTGTATTGCTCGCTTCTGTTCCGTCCACCGTGTCTGACCTCCGACCAGTTGCATCACGTCACCACCTTTGCCGGGCTGATGGTTCACGACACGCTGGCCCGGTTCGTGGGCACGCCAGCGCGCCTCGCCGTCAAAGAACCCAACGATGTCTTCCTCGATAGACGCAAGGTGGCCGGCATTCTGGTTGAAGCCGACTGGCAGGGCGGGGTGCTCCGCTTCGTGATTGTCGGCATCGGCGTCAACATCGGGCAGGTTTCGTTCCAGGAAGGGCTGCGTCAGCCAGCCACGTCCCTGCACCTGGCGCTTGGCGAAGCTGCGCCGCCGCGCGAGGCTGTCCTTGACGCACTCCTCAATGCCTTTCAGGACCACTGGGACGCCTTTCTGGCCGACCCGGCCGGCGTGGTTGCCGTGCGGCGGCAGGACATCTGTTTTCTCCCAAGCACTTTTCATGACCGGCAGGAACGTCCATACTAG
- a CDS encoding M50 family metallopeptidase — MRHPDDSPARRSFSSGRAVAIPVEQNRNSSLLWLILATVATLLLMTVPFASVVTFPIRMFVTFIHEGSHALAALLSGFYVIRMTIHWDGSGLTLTSGQNVFVASAGYLGTMLFGVFLLYQAQRRDRTSLLLVGSGILVLLLTILFVNGQASWLMVLPLALAATLLLGSLRMNLPMPFRWGMLGAGGLLVLLLAVVCVMTGTFYSWVAGLSIGISLIALGIFIKPNWGQFIANFLAVQCCLDALSDLKTLFFISTLTDIQSDAASMARMTGIPAFIWAFLWLASGVLLLGVTLWLIFQHPARKGVATSSSAR, encoded by the coding sequence ATGCGCCATCCCGATGACTCTCCAGCCCGCCGTTCGTTTTCGTCAGGGCGGGCCGTCGCCATTCCGGTTGAACAAAACCGCAACTCCTCTCTTCTGTGGCTCATTCTGGCGACGGTGGCGACCCTGCTGCTGATGACGGTGCCGTTTGCTTCCGTCGTGACGTTCCCGATTCGGATGTTCGTCACCTTCATTCATGAAGGAAGTCATGCCTTGGCGGCCCTGCTCAGCGGGTTCTACGTCATCCGTATGACGATTCACTGGGACGGGAGTGGGCTGACGCTGACCTCCGGGCAAAATGTGTTCGTGGCCAGTGCCGGCTATCTGGGCACGATGTTGTTTGGCGTTTTCCTTCTGTATCAGGCGCAGCGCCGCGACCGCACCAGCCTGCTGCTGGTCGGGTCGGGTATTCTGGTGTTGCTGCTCACGATTCTGTTCGTGAACGGTCAGGCTTCGTGGCTCATGGTGCTGCCGCTGGCGCTGGCCGCAACACTGCTGTTGGGGAGCTTGCGGATGAACCTCCCGATGCCGTTTCGGTGGGGCATGCTTGGCGCCGGGGGGCTGCTGGTGCTGCTGCTGGCCGTGGTCTGCGTCATGACCGGGACATTCTACAGTTGGGTGGCCGGACTCAGCATAGGTATCAGCCTGATTGCTCTCGGCATCTTTATCAAACCCAACTGGGGGCAGTTCATTGCCAATTTTCTGGCCGTGCAGTGTTGTCTGGATGCCCTGTCGGACCTCAAAACACTGTTTTTCATCTCAACCCTGACGGACATCCAGAGCGATGCTGCGAGCATGGCGCGGATGACCGGCATTCCGGCTTTCATCTGGGCTTTCCTGTGGCTGGCTTCCGGCGTCCTGCTGCTGGGCGTGACGCTGTGGCTGATTTTCCAGCACCCGGCCCGCAAGGGCGTGGCGACTTCCTCCTCCGCACGTTAG
- a CDS encoding Rqc2 family fibronectin-binding protein has protein sequence MDGFFLAALVRELQDSLDRLDAGLPVGKVSAIGRDVVTLDLRRRDGRWLVLAARPHDSRFYLTHRHPQESDLSGEPPFVARLRKALRGARLVGVVKAPAERSVTLTFAGFDEAEQPTRWHLRHDLTGRYANLWLLTAEERVVEALRPWEGLPNTPYHAPPTTGPAPDWSAMTPENLPQTLAELEAFLSNALRGCHRRLVREVVFRARAGTPWEAFERVHRELCHPQAFYLYELPEGPEVFLLPLSHETGLPVTTFASAHEAAAALYARREHRAAQASLRRQWQHALTTWRKRLERARHKLDVADTQAGEAEQYRRWGELLYANLATARRTAGGVEVVDYYAEPPSALVIPLESPTEDLAAAAQRYFRRYQRAQRTLVANAERRAALEAELSAALDCERELAGAADEAVLATCVQKLRDRVPFDLQPRTPPPTNGARRERADLSGLRRYRGPEGYEIVVGRTARDNDRLTFELARPHDLWLHAADYPGAHVVIRNPQRQVVPPAVILAAAELAAYFSQAKQDDWVDVRVAERRHLTRPRKGAPGQVLVRESRTVRAMPREMLPRIV, from the coding sequence ATGGATGGCTTTTTCCTGGCAGCGCTCGTGCGTGAGTTGCAGGACTCGCTTGACCGTCTGGATGCCGGGCTTCCGGTCGGAAAGGTGTCTGCCATCGGGCGGGACGTCGTGACGCTCGATCTGCGCCGCCGGGATGGGCGCTGGCTGGTGCTGGCGGCGCGTCCGCACGACAGCCGGTTTTACCTGACGCATCGCCATCCCCAGGAGTCCGACCTGTCTGGCGAGCCGCCTTTCGTTGCGCGGCTGCGGAAGGCGCTGCGTGGTGCGCGGCTTGTCGGCGTTGTCAAAGCCCCGGCCGAGCGTTCAGTAACGCTGACCTTTGCCGGTTTTGATGAAGCGGAGCAGCCCACCCGCTGGCATCTCCGCCATGACCTGACCGGACGCTACGCCAACCTGTGGCTGCTGACGGCCGAAGAGCGCGTGGTCGAGGCGCTGCGTCCGTGGGAGGGCCTTCCCAATACGCCGTACCACGCACCGCCCACCACAGGCCCCGCCCCTGACTGGTCAGCCATGACCCCAGAAAACCTGCCGCAGACGCTTGCCGAACTGGAAGCTTTCCTGTCAAATGCCCTGCGTGGCTGTCATCGGCGCCTGGTGCGGGAAGTGGTCTTTCGGGCCCGAGCGGGCACGCCCTGGGAGGCTTTTGAGCGCGTCCACCGGGAGCTGTGCCATCCACAGGCATTTTATCTCTACGAGTTACCGGAAGGCCCGGAGGTGTTCCTGCTCCCGTTGAGCCATGAAACCGGGCTGCCCGTGACAACCTTTGCTTCGGCGCACGAGGCCGCGGCGGCGCTCTATGCCCGACGGGAACACCGCGCCGCACAGGCGTCCCTACGCCGGCAGTGGCAGCACGCCCTCACCACCTGGCGCAAACGCCTTGAGCGGGCCCGGCACAAACTGGATGTGGCCGATACACAGGCCGGGGAAGCGGAACAGTACCGGCGGTGGGGTGAGTTGCTGTACGCCAATCTCGCTACGGCCAGGCGCACGGCCGGGGGTGTGGAGGTTGTGGATTACTATGCCGAGCCGCCGTCGGCCCTGGTGATCCCGCTTGAATCCCCCACCGAAGACCTCGCAGCGGCAGCCCAGCGGTACTTCCGGCGCTACCAGCGGGCGCAACGCACACTCGTCGCCAACGCCGAACGGCGGGCCGCGCTGGAGGCCGAACTGTCGGCAGCACTGGACTGTGAACGGGAACTGGCCGGGGCCGCGGACGAAGCGGTGCTGGCCACCTGCGTACAGAAGTTGCGTGACCGGGTGCCGTTTGATTTGCAGCCGCGCACGCCACCGCCGACAAACGGGGCGCGCCGTGAAAGGGCTGACCTGTCCGGCCTGCGCCGCTACCGGGGACCCGAAGGGTACGAAATCGTCGTCGGACGCACCGCACGCGACAATGACCGGCTCACCTTCGAGCTGGCGCGTCCGCATGACCTGTGGCTCCACGCCGCCGATTACCCCGGCGCGCATGTCGTCATCCGCAATCCGCAGCGGCAGGTGGTCCCACCGGCGGTCATTCTGGCGGCGGCGGAGCTGGCAGCCTATTTCTCGCAGGCCAAACAGGACGACTGGGTGGACGTACGGGTGGCGGAACGACGGCATCTGACGCGCCCCCGCAAGGGCGCGCCAGGGCAGGTGCTCGTGCGTGAGAGTCGGACGGTTCGGGCGATGCCGCGTGAAATGTTACCGCGTATTGTCTGA
- a CDS encoding YajQ family cyclic di-GMP-binding protein, translating to MAKDNSFDIVSQVDMAEVTNAINQAMKEIGQRFDFKGSQSRIELEGRDIVLVSDDEYKLKSVIDILESKLVKRNVSLKALSYGKIEPAAGGTVRQRVTLQQGIPTEKAREIVKFIKDTKAKVQAAINGDMVRVSGKDRDVLQEVIARLRAHDFGIDMQFTNYRSN from the coding sequence ATGGCAAAGGACAACTCATTCGACATCGTTTCGCAGGTTGATATGGCGGAAGTCACCAATGCCATCAACCAGGCTATGAAGGAAATCGGTCAGCGCTTCGACTTCAAAGGTAGTCAGAGCCGAATCGAACTTGAAGGCCGCGACATCGTTCTGGTGTCGGACGACGAATACAAGCTCAAAAGCGTCATAGACATTCTCGAATCCAAGCTCGTCAAGCGCAATGTGTCGCTCAAGGCGCTGAGTTATGGAAAGATCGAGCCAGCGGCCGGTGGAACCGTTCGGCAGCGCGTGACCCTGCAACAGGGCATTCCAACTGAAAAAGCCCGCGAAATCGTCAAGTTTATCAAGGACACCAAGGCCAAGGTTCAGGCCGCCATCAATGGCGACATGGTACGTGTCAGCGGCAAGGACCGGGATGTGTTGCAGGAAGTCATTGCCAGGCTGCGCGCCCACGACTTTGGGATTGACATGCAGTTTACCAACTACCGCTCGAACTAG
- a CDS encoding DUF927 domain-containing protein, translating to MPDDGPRKKTRGRRVARAGASSLNGAPTTELLRHDGPRKTETGRARKSGRAPKAPVTAPAGLPPENPAPEKPGKPAKKAAPKHTGKRAGKSPRKATPEHTSKRTGKAPRKAAPDDSGKAADTAAPDSKPDKKSVPWSHEDPLGFALHLIRETLGGAPEKLYETGKTPIRFKTTGSSLSGWARVTRVKYGRGKESYFIEFGDWRTGEHHEWHSREPSTSGEKEAFDRELRQIREAQQREEQARHLVAKGKAERLWRRSRAATTDNPYLQRKNVQPHSARTGWGGLSDVLFVPLRDAEWQIWNLQLIQPDGGKRFLKGGRVSGLFHPFGTREDFERGKAILVCEGWATGATLHEATGLPVAAAMNCGNLLPAARALREKFPGQKLVICADDDWKTAGNPGVTKAEKAACSVGAVVVVPPWSGERGEKDTDFNDLARAEGLDAVRRQVDVESILSQPVRPGLDERPCYWLLEEPAVIGEQEYKAGVYHCGIEHEKQFGKVVPVPTETWLCSPIRRKARTIEWPDGAQGVRLDVYDGSGWRDVVLPRKELASLEYRKTLLDEGATLETHSKSARARLEEYLQQSSPQWEYTTERTGWHKQQYVFPDVTIGKGVTILFTGKRATNEPLTSGELADWQKSVAALATGNPLLVFSISLAFAGPLLKLTDHNSVLAQLVGRSTTGKTTCLLAANSVVGPPELVATWRATDNGLEQKALTYCDGFLALDEIGQVKPDVLDGAIYTLANGAAKQRATVYKHGVGAAPTQRWRVAALSTGEKTLETLLAMDKDKRSVNAGQVVRFIEIPAEERYGAFTELHGYKSGETLADTLRQAVRRYYGTPLRAFLERLVCDDMNGLDSELSECVARLRRAVESDGVPVGAQASRVLTSMALVALAGELATRYGITGWQRGTAFDAARYCYRLWARRRAAGTDFEQVDILRRMRDFIDKYGDSKFSECTKDVVVHDRAGYYRDTDDGREYLFTPEGFKDAVRGFDFKLARKTLADLNVLKTSGGRDTVTVRLVKGYKRLFCIPDKALDEALEKLGGDE from the coding sequence TTGCCGGATGACGGGCCGCGGAAAAAGACGCGCGGACGGCGTGTGGCGCGGGCGGGAGCGTCCAGTCTCAACGGGGCGCCCACGACGGAACTGCTGCGCCACGACGGGCCGCGCAAGACAGAAACCGGCAGGGCGCGGAAAAGCGGGCGCGCCCCGAAAGCCCCGGTAACCGCACCGGCAGGACTGCCGCCGGAAAACCCTGCGCCGGAAAAGCCTGGCAAGCCGGCTAAAAAAGCCGCGCCAAAACACACCGGCAAGCGCGCCGGCAAATCACCCCGGAAAGCCACGCCAGAACACACTAGCAAGCGCACCGGCAAGGCGCCCCGGAAAGCCGCGCCAGACGACTCCGGCAAGGCGGCGGACACAGCCGCGCCGGACAGCAAGCCGGATAAAAAATCTGTGCCGTGGAGTCACGAAGACCCGCTAGGCTTCGCGCTGCACCTTATCCGTGAAACGCTGGGCGGCGCCCCGGAGAAGCTGTACGAGACAGGGAAAACCCCGATTCGCTTCAAGACGACCGGAAGTAGTCTATCCGGGTGGGCCCGTGTCACGCGGGTGAAGTACGGGAGGGGGAAGGAATCGTACTTCATCGAGTTTGGCGACTGGCGTACCGGTGAGCACCACGAATGGCACTCCCGGGAACCGTCCACGTCCGGGGAGAAGGAAGCTTTCGACCGGGAACTACGCCAGATCAGGGAGGCGCAGCAACGGGAAGAACAGGCAAGGCACCTGGTAGCAAAGGGCAAGGCGGAGCGTCTGTGGCGGCGGTCAAGGGCTGCTACCACCGACAACCCCTACCTGCAACGCAAAAACGTTCAGCCCCACAGTGCGCGCACCGGATGGGGCGGACTCTCCGACGTACTGTTCGTTCCGCTACGCGATGCCGAGTGGCAAATATGGAACCTTCAGCTTATCCAGCCGGACGGCGGAAAGCGGTTTCTCAAGGGCGGGCGCGTCTCCGGGCTGTTTCATCCGTTCGGCACGCGCGAGGATTTTGAGCGCGGCAAGGCTATCCTTGTCTGCGAGGGATGGGCAACGGGCGCAACGCTGCACGAGGCTACCGGGTTACCGGTTGCGGCGGCGATGAATTGCGGCAACCTGCTGCCGGCGGCGCGCGCCCTGCGGGAGAAGTTCCCAGGGCAAAAGCTGGTCATCTGCGCCGATGACGACTGGAAAACCGCCGGCAACCCCGGGGTCACCAAAGCCGAAAAGGCAGCCTGCTCTGTCGGGGCGGTGGTTGTCGTTCCGCCCTGGTCAGGGGAACGCGGCGAAAAGGACACCGACTTCAACGACCTGGCGCGGGCGGAAGGTCTGGACGCTGTGCGCCGGCAGGTTGATGTCGAGAGCATCCTGTCGCAACCCGTCCGGCCCGGACTGGACGAACGCCCGTGCTACTGGCTGCTCGAAGAGCCGGCGGTCATCGGCGAACAGGAATACAAGGCAGGCGTCTATCACTGTGGCATCGAACACGAAAAACAGTTTGGGAAAGTCGTGCCGGTGCCGACGGAAACCTGGCTGTGTAGCCCGATCCGGCGGAAGGCGCGAACCATCGAGTGGCCTGACGGTGCCCAAGGCGTAAGGCTGGATGTTTATGACGGAAGCGGCTGGCGTGATGTAGTGCTACCCCGCAAGGAACTGGCTTCACTGGAATATCGTAAAACTCTGTTGGACGAAGGCGCCACACTGGAGACCCACAGCAAGAGCGCCAGGGCACGGCTTGAGGAATACCTGCAACAATCCTCACCCCAGTGGGAATACACCACAGAGCGTACCGGCTGGCACAAGCAGCAGTACGTTTTCCCGGATGTCACCATAGGGAAGGGCGTCACCATCCTGTTCACGGGCAAGCGGGCGACAAATGAACCTCTGACGAGTGGCGAGCTTGCGGATTGGCAGAAGTCGGTTGCGGCGTTGGCTACAGGGAACCCCTTGCTGGTGTTCTCAATCTCTCTGGCTTTTGCCGGGCCGTTACTCAAGCTGACCGATCATAACTCCGTACTGGCACAGCTTGTCGGGCGGAGTACGACCGGCAAGACGACCTGCCTGCTAGCGGCAAACTCCGTTGTCGGGCCGCCGGAGCTGGTAGCAACCTGGCGGGCTACAGATAACGGGCTGGAGCAGAAGGCGCTAACGTACTGTGATGGCTTCCTGGCGCTGGACGAAATCGGGCAGGTGAAGCCGGATGTGCTGGATGGCGCGATTTACACACTGGCGAATGGCGCAGCCAAGCAACGCGCCACGGTGTACAAGCACGGCGTAGGGGCGGCGCCAACGCAACGCTGGCGGGTGGCGGCGCTTTCGACCGGCGAAAAGACGCTGGAAACGCTGCTGGCGATGGACAAGGACAAACGCAGCGTCAACGCCGGGCAGGTTGTGCGGTTTATTGAAATCCCGGCGGAAGAACGGTACGGCGCGTTCACGGAACTCCACGGCTACAAGTCGGGCGAAACCCTTGCTGATACCTTGCGCCAGGCTGTCCGTCGGTACTACGGCACGCCTTTGCGGGCGTTTCTGGAACGGCTTGTTTGCGATGATATGAACGGGCTGGACTCGGAACTAAGCGAGTGCGTTGCCCGTCTGCGCAGGGCGGTTGAAAGCGACGGCGTGCCGGTAGGCGCACAAGCCAGCCGCGTGCTGACTTCAATGGCGCTGGTGGCTTTGGCCGGCGAACTGGCAACCCGGTATGGCATTACCGGCTGGCAGCGGGGGACGGCATTTGACGCGGCGCGTTACTGCTACCGGCTGTGGGCCCGGAGACGGGCTGCCGGAACCGACTTCGAGCAGGTGGACATACTGCGCCGGATGCGCGACTTCATTGACAAGTACGGCGACTCGAAGTTCAGCGAATGCACTAAGGATGTAGTCGTACATGACCGGGCCGGTTACTACCGCGATACAGATGACGGGCGGGAATACCTGTTCACTCCCGAAGGCTTCAAGGACGCGGTGCGTGGATTTGACTTCAAACTCGCCAGAAAGACGCTGGCAGACTTGAATGTGCTGAAAACAAGCGGCGGGCGGGATACCGTGACCGTACGCCTGGTGAAGGGATACAAGCGTCTTTTCTGCATACCAGACAAGGCGCTGGATGAAGCGCTGGAAAAGCTGGGAGGTGACGAATGA
- a CDS encoding AAA family ATPase — translation MEAKSNCTNGQLEPALNNASGRGRRFRMTSAFELRRNPLSHDWLIQGFLEANTLALLFGEPAAGKSLLALDWAASVATGRAWCGRQTRRGTAIYLAGEGYRGLARRLAAWERVNGQESSPDVPLLFSECIAGLPDSVGAVIEGIDAVAIRYGKPLLVVIDTLARCFTGDENSAGGMGGFLTACDAMRLRYGCTVLIVHHSGHSDKGRARGYSSLPAAMDVIYQLEVKQNRVRTFACTKAKDFEPPAARHFIIHKTLLPPEWWDGNAPTTVPVLVECDESGKAINEPPPF, via the coding sequence ATGGAAGCTAAATCTAACTGCACGAACGGTCAACTGGAACCGGCGCTGAACAATGCGTCAGGGCGCGGCCGGAGATTCAGGATGACATCGGCTTTCGAGCTGCGGCGCAACCCGCTGTCGCACGATTGGCTGATTCAAGGTTTTCTCGAAGCCAATACGCTCGCCCTTCTGTTCGGCGAACCGGCAGCCGGAAAGTCGCTGCTGGCGCTGGACTGGGCCGCGTCTGTCGCAACCGGACGCGCCTGGTGCGGACGCCAGACCCGGCGGGGGACGGCAATCTACCTGGCGGGCGAAGGCTACCGGGGGCTGGCCCGGCGGCTGGCCGCGTGGGAAAGGGTGAACGGACAGGAATCGTCTCCCGATGTGCCGCTGCTCTTTTCAGAGTGCATTGCCGGACTGCCCGACAGCGTAGGCGCGGTTATCGAGGGCATTGACGCGGTTGCCATCCGGTACGGGAAGCCGCTGCTGGTGGTTATTGACACCTTGGCGCGCTGCTTTACCGGCGATGAGAACAGTGCCGGCGGTATGGGCGGCTTCCTGACCGCGTGCGACGCGATGCGCCTTCGCTATGGCTGCACCGTGCTGATTGTCCATCACTCCGGTCACAGCGATAAGGGGCGCGCGCGCGGCTACTCATCGCTGCCGGCGGCGATGGACGTGATTTACCAGCTTGAAGTGAAGCAGAACAGGGTGCGGACGTTTGCCTGCACCAAGGCCAAGGACTTCGAGCCGCCAGCCGCGCGCCACTTCATCATTCACAAAACCCTGCTCCCACCGGAGTGGTGGGACGGTAACGCTCCCACCACAGTGCCGGTACTGGTGGAGTGCGACGAGTCCGGCAAGGCGATAAACGAACCGCCACCCTTCTGA
- a CDS encoding helix-turn-helix transcriptional regulator, translating to MRAIEETDRVLRCSDVVALVRVCRASIYKWEKKGLFPKRIQLGPRVVGWRRSDVLKWLDARSRNAGDNATSA from the coding sequence ATGAGGGCAATCGAAGAAACCGACCGGGTTTTACGTTGTTCTGACGTGGTGGCGCTGGTGCGTGTGTGCCGGGCGTCAATCTACAAATGGGAAAAGAAAGGGCTTTTCCCAAAGCGGATTCAACTGGGGCCGCGCGTTGTCGGCTGGCGCAGAAGTGACGTGCTGAAATGGCTGGATGCGCGTTCACGTAATGCTGGCGATAACGCCACGTCAGCTTAG
- a CDS encoding tyrosine-type recombinase/integrase translates to MGRQRLSARLSARRVETIRKPGTYADGGNLYLRVQARNGRVSKSWVFRWARDGKVFERGLGAVDVRSLAEARQVAAELRKALFHGQSPDELLQRRRRKNKTFSECALELIESKRPGWKTKNKVRQWTQTLRDYAFPVLGNKAPAEVTTNDVLAVLKPIWTTKPSTAQYVRDRIAAVLDYAAVIGLRQKGDNPAQWKGKLELALPSPRKVRPVVHFAAADWKEVPALYSCLSEKPGIPSLCLQFIILTAVRSNEARGASWQEIDLNDAVWTIPAQRMKNGRTHKIPLSPVAVDLLMSVQPWSSDSLIFPGAPKGTMSGATLLKLLRTVAPGATVHGFRSSFRVWAEEHGYASSVAEAALAHTNTNATEAAYQRSDLFARRRELMDAWAAFVTGHATQRLAAAAGGSHGQ, encoded by the coding sequence ATGGGCAGGCAGCGGTTGAGTGCGCGGTTGAGTGCGCGGCGGGTTGAGACTATCAGGAAACCCGGAACCTACGCCGACGGGGGTAATCTTTACCTGCGGGTGCAGGCGCGTAACGGGCGCGTCTCGAAATCGTGGGTTTTCCGCTGGGCACGCGACGGCAAGGTTTTCGAGCGTGGACTCGGCGCTGTGGACGTGCGCAGCCTTGCTGAAGCGCGCCAGGTGGCGGCGGAATTGCGCAAGGCACTGTTTCACGGGCAGTCCCCCGACGAACTGCTCCAGCGGCGGCGGCGCAAAAACAAAACCTTCTCCGAGTGCGCCCTGGAACTTATCGAAAGCAAGCGCCCTGGCTGGAAAACCAAAAACAAAGTACGGCAATGGACGCAGACGCTCCGGGACTACGCCTTCCCGGTGCTGGGGAATAAAGCGCCTGCCGAAGTCACAACCAACGACGTACTGGCAGTGCTGAAGCCGATATGGACGACGAAACCATCAACGGCGCAGTACGTCAGGGACCGGATTGCCGCTGTACTGGACTACGCGGCGGTCATTGGACTCCGGCAGAAAGGCGACAACCCGGCGCAGTGGAAGGGTAAACTCGAACTGGCGCTCCCGTCACCCCGTAAGGTTCGTCCAGTCGTGCATTTTGCCGCTGCTGACTGGAAGGAAGTGCCGGCGCTGTACTCCTGTCTGAGTGAAAAACCGGGGATACCGTCACTCTGCCTGCAATTCATTATCCTTACCGCCGTACGCTCGAATGAGGCGCGCGGCGCAAGCTGGCAGGAAATAGACCTGAACGACGCGGTTTGGACAATCCCGGCGCAACGGATGAAAAACGGGCGCACGCACAAAATCCCGCTTTCTCCCGTAGCCGTTGACCTGCTTATGTCCGTCCAGCCGTGGAGCAGTGACAGCCTGATCTTTCCCGGCGCGCCCAAAGGAACCATGAGCGGAGCCACGCTTCTGAAGCTGCTCCGTACCGTTGCGCCGGGTGCAACCGTTCACGGCTTCCGTTCCAGCTTCCGCGTCTGGGCGGAAGAACACGGCTACGCTTCGAGTGTGGCGGAAGCGGCGCTGGCGCACACCAATACCAACGCCACGGAAGCCGCCTACCAACGCTCCGACCTGTTTGCCCGGCGCAGGGAGCTGATGGACGCTTGGGCGGCTTTCGTCACTGGTCACGCGACACAGCGCCTTGCCGCTGCTGCCGGGGGGAGCCATGGGCAATAA